A window of Bufo gargarizans isolate SCDJY-AF-19 chromosome 9, ASM1485885v1, whole genome shotgun sequence contains these coding sequences:
- the TRIM32 gene encoding E3 ubiquitin-protein ligase TRIM32 translates to MASAPSVNVDSLREVLECPICMETYTEEQLRPKLLQCGHTTCKQCLDKLLANAINGVRCPFCSRVTRVTGSSQLTDNLTILKIMNTAELGQAVSGLMCRTCNQRLPRRYCRSCALVICDICGEAEHHPPEHIVLSMADAANERRQNIQEKLKSFKQSIQDLHKRKASLDSLSSHVKCKYKLVMQDYSKEEINVQEELARSRKHFTSSLYEVEKLNDQVMDEQAYLLNIAEVQIISRCDYLMLKMKQSDLALLEESVEEDEPNMVANLPQNLTLQDVEFLKVGHVGPVQVGQVIKKPYNVNLDNPNPDEFPMALSNDIEALAEDLSHVQPCTSTPITQLVDTACSLQQCQFLRKMGSKGNMPGMFNLPVSIHVTAPGEVLVADRGNCRIQVFNRKGFLREIRRSPTGIDTFVLSFLGADLPNLIPLSVTMNCHGLIGVTDNYDNSVKVYTMEGHCIACHRSQLSKPWGIAAMPSGQFVVTDVEGGKLWCLTVDRSLGVVKYSRLCSAVRPKFVTCDQQGTVYFTQGLGLNLENRQYEHNLEGGFSIGSVGADGQLGRQISHFFSENEDFRCIAGMCVGARGDLIVADSGRKEILHFPKSGGYSVLIKEGLTCPVGVSITPKGQLLVLDCWDHCIKIYSYHTRRYSSP, encoded by the coding sequence ATGGCTTCTGCCCCATCTGTGAATGTGGATAGCCTTCGAGAAGTGCTTGAGTGCCCCATATGTATGGAGACATACACTGAAGAACAGTTGAGGCCAAAACTCTTACAGTGTGGGCATACCACATGTAAGCAATGTCTTGACAAGCTTTTAGCCAACGCTATTAATGGAGTGCGCTGCCCTTTCTGTAGTCGGGTAACGCGAGTGACAGGTTCATCCCAGCTGACTGATAACTTGACAATTTTGAAAATCATGAACACTGCAGAACTGGGCCAAGCTGTCTCAGGATTAATGTGCAGGACGTGCAACCAAAGGCTGCCACGGAGGTACTGCAGAAGTTGTGCTTTAGTGATCTGTGACATATGCGGAGAAGCAGagcatcatcctccagaacacaTTGTACTTTCGATGGCCGACGCCGCAAATGAGCGTCGACAGAACATTCAAGAAAAGCTTAAAAGTTTTAAACAGTCCATTCAGGACCTGCACAAGAGAAAAGCCTCACTAGACAGCCTTTCCTCCCATGTAAAGTGCAAGTACAAATTAGTTATGCAAGATTACAGTAAAGAAGAAATCAATGTACAGGAGGAGTTAGCGCGTTCACGCAAGCATTTTACATCTTCCTTGTATGAGGTTGAAAAATTAAACGATCAGGTGATGGATGAGCAAGCTTACCTTCTCAACATAGCTGAAGTACAGATTATATCAAGGTGTGACTACCTTATGCTAAAGATGAAACAGTCAGATTTAGCTCTTTTGGAAGAGTCTGTGGAGGAAGATGAACCCAACATGGTAGCTAATTTACCACAAAACCTTACACTACAAGACGTAGAGTTTCTCAAGGTAGGACATGTTGGTCCTGTACAGGTAGGTCAAGTGATCAAGAAGCCTTACAATGTGAATTTAGATAACCCTAACCCAGATGAGTTTCCAATGGCATTGAGCAATGACATTGAGGCATTGGCAGAAGATCTGAGCCATGTTCAGCCATGTACATCAACTCCCATTACCCAACTTGTAGATACTGCATGTAGCTTACAGCAATGTCAGTTTCTGAGGAAGATGGGATCTAAAGGTAATATGCCAGGAATGTTTAACCTACCTGTCAGTATCCATGTTACAGCACCAGGGGAGGTACTTGTTGCTGACAGAGGTAACTGCAGGATTCAGGTTTTCAACAGAAAAGGCTTTTTGAGAGAAATAAGACGAAGTCCTACTGGAATAGACACTTTTGTGCTAAGCTTCCTTGGTGCAGATCTTCCTAACTTGATTCCATTGTCAGTAACTATGAACTGCCATGGACTAATAGGTGTGACAGATAATTATGATAACTCTGTAAAGGTATATACAATGGAAGGACACTGTATTGCCTGCCATAGAAGTCAACTAAGCAAACCATGGGGAATTGCTGCCATGCCTTCTGGTCAGTTTGTGGTAACTGATGTGGAAGGTGGAAAGCTGTGGTGTCTGACTGTAGACCGGAGCCTTGGAGTTGTCAAATACAGTCGACTTTGTAGTGCTGTGCGGCCAAAGTTTGTAACATGTGACCAGCAAGGGACTGTATACTTCACTCAAGGACTCGGCCTGAACTTGGAAAACCGTCAGTATGAGCATAATCTTGAAGGAGGTTTTTCCATTGGCTCAGTGGGAGCTGATGGGCAACTGGGTCGTCAAATCAGCCACTTCTTCTCCGAGAACGAGGACTTCCGTTGTATTGCAGGAATGTGTGTTGGGGCACGGGGAGATTTAATTGTGGCAGATAGTGGACGGAAGGAAATTCTTCATTTTCCTAAAAGCGGCGGGTACAGTGTCTTAATCAAAGAGGGCTTGACCTGTCCTGTTGGAGTTTCTATAACTCCTAAGGGGCAGCTTTTAGTGTTGGATTGTTGGGATCATTGTATTAAAATCTACAGTTACCACACACGCAGGTATTCCTCACCTTGA